In Streptomyces sp. NBC_01717, one DNA window encodes the following:
- a CDS encoding NAD(P)H-dependent flavin oxidoreductase: MALSTAFTKLFGVQHPIALAPMGGSAGGVLAAAVSRGGGLGLLGGGYGDRDWLARELPIVAGGGRPWGVGFLSWAAGVSAVEQALEYGPRAVMLSFGDPRPFVERIRATGAAVIVQVTDLEEAQAAVDLGADVIVAQGSEGGGHGARRGRATLPFVPVVVDLAAPVPVLAAGGIADGRGVAAALALGAAGALIGTRFQATAEALVDRSIAEAIVQGRGEDTERSGVLDIARGARWQTTKYTARSLGHPYLDRWRGREAELAADSQARRDYQIDVARGDVPPLPVWAGEGVDLIDDLPPAADLVAALAAQADNALAWAGRS, from the coding sequence ATGGCATTGTCGACGGCGTTCACGAAGTTGTTCGGGGTGCAGCATCCGATTGCGTTGGCGCCCATGGGCGGGTCGGCCGGCGGCGTGCTGGCTGCGGCGGTCTCCCGCGGCGGTGGGCTGGGGTTGCTGGGCGGCGGGTACGGGGATCGGGATTGGCTGGCTCGCGAACTACCGATCGTTGCTGGAGGCGGGAGACCGTGGGGAGTTGGGTTCCTCAGCTGGGCGGCCGGTGTCAGCGCGGTCGAGCAGGCACTGGAGTACGGCCCGAGGGCTGTGATGCTCTCCTTCGGAGATCCGCGCCCGTTCGTTGAACGAATCCGCGCAACCGGTGCTGCGGTGATCGTTCAGGTCACCGATCTGGAGGAGGCCCAGGCGGCGGTGGATCTGGGGGCCGATGTCATCGTGGCGCAGGGGAGCGAGGGAGGTGGGCACGGGGCGCGGCGCGGGAGGGCCACGTTACCGTTCGTACCGGTCGTGGTGGACTTGGCGGCACCGGTGCCGGTGCTGGCGGCCGGTGGGATCGCCGACGGTCGTGGCGTGGCCGCCGCCTTGGCACTGGGGGCCGCCGGGGCGCTCATCGGCACCCGATTCCAGGCCACGGCAGAGGCGCTGGTCGATCGCTCGATCGCCGAGGCGATCGTCCAGGGGCGCGGGGAGGATACGGAACGCAGCGGCGTCCTTGACATCGCCCGGGGGGCCCGATGGCAGACGACGAAGTACACGGCTCGTTCCCTCGGCCATCCTTACCTCGACCGCTGGCGGGGCCGGGAGGCTGAGCTTGCCGCGGATTCCCAGGCTCGCCGTGACTACCAGATCGATGTGGCACGAGGTGATGTGCCACCACTGCCGGTGTGGGCCGGCGAGGGTGTCGACCTCATCGACGACCTACCACCCGCAGCCGATCTCGTCGCCGCACTGGCCGCCCAGGCCGACAACGCCCTGGCCTGGGCAGGAAGGTCCTGA
- a CDS encoding phosphotransferase family protein — protein sequence MPSPRIESILPVENYSTTAPARVHARSAEAAVSNVLGAFWQRYGAAITRLCETVDELAAKATAGPHVICHADIHPGNLIADGDGPLHVVDWDAPIMAPRERDLVFVLGQGFGEHPVNPRQEALLRQGYGPLQINEELLTFYRQERSLDDIAEFLSRILDPETSLEARANDLHWLTRNAEMIT from the coding sequence GTGCCGAGCCCGCGGATCGAATCGATCCTGCCGGTGGAGAACTACTCGACGACCGCACCGGCGAGGGTGCACGCGCGCAGCGCCGAGGCGGCGGTGAGTAACGTGCTCGGCGCCTTCTGGCAGCGGTACGGTGCCGCGATCACAAGGCTGTGCGAGACGGTCGACGAGCTCGCCGCCAAGGCCACGGCCGGTCCGCATGTCATCTGCCACGCCGACATCCATCCGGGCAACCTGATCGCCGACGGCGACGGCCCGCTACATGTCGTCGACTGGGATGCGCCGATCATGGCGCCGCGTGAGCGCGACCTGGTGTTCGTCCTCGGACAGGGCTTCGGTGAGCATCCGGTCAACCCTCGCCAGGAGGCGCTTTTGCGTCAGGGCTACGGGCCGCTCCAGATCAACGAGGAGCTTCTGACGTTCTATCGCCAGGAGCGCAGCCTGGATGACATCGCCGAGTTCCTCAGTCGCATCCTCGATCCGGAGACGAGCCTCGAAGCCCGGGCGAACGATCTGCATTGGCTGACCCGCAATGCCGAGATGATCACGTAG
- a CDS encoding endonuclease/exonuclease/phosphatase family protein, which yields MLRRTLSALAVVSVLATTGIAQASAAERTGARVLDVMTFNIHHAQGTDDALDLQRIADVVKESGADVIGLQEVDNHYSGRSNWADQPAELAAMLGYHVVFGANIDNNPPTVGGHRIQYGTAILSRYPITEWDNTWLFKSPGQEQRGLLHATLDVRGKAVHFYCTHFAASSQTDRLHQAPQLVDLIGDTDPSILVGDFNAVPSAPESQPLQASYTDAWTKAGHGDGMTYPAEGPTERIDDIYTTDQVKPVVTRVLHADPTASDHLPVISRVVVTP from the coding sequence ATGTTGCGTCGTACCTTGTCCGCACTCGCCGTCGTCTCCGTGCTCGCCACCACGGGGATCGCCCAGGCCTCGGCCGCCGAACGCACCGGTGCCCGTGTGCTGGATGTGATGACGTTCAACATCCACCACGCCCAGGGCACCGATGATGCACTCGACCTCCAGCGGATCGCCGACGTCGTCAAGGAGAGCGGCGCCGACGTGATCGGGCTGCAGGAGGTCGACAACCACTACTCCGGACGCAGCAATTGGGCGGACCAGCCTGCCGAGCTGGCCGCCATGCTGGGATATCACGTGGTGTTCGGCGCCAACATCGACAACAACCCGCCGACTGTCGGCGGGCACCGGATCCAGTACGGCACCGCGATCCTCTCCCGATACCCGATCACCGAGTGGGACAACACCTGGCTGTTCAAGTCGCCCGGTCAGGAGCAGCGCGGTCTGCTGCACGCCACGCTCGATGTCCGTGGAAAGGCCGTGCACTTCTATTGCACCCACTTCGCCGCCAGCTCGCAGACCGACCGTCTCCACCAGGCCCCGCAGCTCGTCGACCTGATAGGTGACACCGATCCGTCGATCCTCGTGGGCGACTTCAACGCGGTCCCGTCCGCGCCCGAGTCCCAGCCGTTGCAGGCCAGCTACACAGACGCATGGACCAAGGCCGGTCACGGGGACGGGATGACCTATCCGGCCGAGGGCCCGACCGAGCGGATCGACGACATCTACACCACCGACCAGGTCAAGCCGGTGGTCACCCGCGTTCTGCACGCCGACCCCACGGCTTCGGACCACCTCCCGGTGATCAGCCGGGTGGTCGTCACCCCCTGA
- a CDS encoding phosphatidylinositol-specific phospholipase C1-like protein produces the protein MRIRQLALIGAAVVLSLGTLASGADASDHAPVRMNQIQLLGTHNSYHREVSFAEKKIQGESDPDNLWYSHASLPVQLDQQPVRQLELDVMPDSDQGGLYTNPLIRRQAGLPPLDDPDLAGPGLKVMHWADHDYNTTCSTLVKCLRQVKTWSDANPRHVPIPILLELKATDPKMEQLGGPKSPPWDAKQFDRLDTEIRSVFDADELITPDTVRHRGLTLEESVLRHGWPSLAQTRGKFVFLMDNKDAKLQAPYLSGRPNLEGRVLFTDSAPGRADAAFLEENDPTGANTAKIQDWVRKGYFVRTRSDVPFGAARTGDTKQLEAALASGAQIVSTDFPVPGLAPRYGSDYVAQLPGGGPARCNPVDAPRSCHTVED, from the coding sequence ATGCGTATACGTCAACTTGCACTCATCGGCGCGGCAGTTGTCCTCAGCCTTGGCACGCTCGCTTCGGGCGCGGACGCCAGCGACCACGCCCCGGTCCGGATGAACCAGATCCAATTGCTGGGCACGCACAACAGCTACCACCGCGAAGTATCCTTCGCAGAGAAGAAGATTCAGGGCGAATCCGACCCCGACAATCTGTGGTACTCGCACGCGTCGCTGCCGGTGCAGCTCGACCAGCAGCCGGTGCGCCAGCTCGAACTCGACGTGATGCCCGACAGCGACCAGGGTGGGCTCTACACCAACCCGCTGATCCGCCGGCAGGCCGGGCTCCCTCCGCTCGACGACCCCGACCTCGCGGGACCCGGCCTCAAAGTCATGCACTGGGCGGACCACGACTACAACACGACGTGCTCGACGCTGGTGAAGTGCCTGCGACAGGTGAAGACCTGGTCGGACGCGAATCCGAGGCATGTGCCGATCCCGATCCTGCTCGAGCTCAAGGCGACGGACCCGAAGATGGAGCAGCTCGGAGGCCCGAAAAGCCCGCCTTGGGATGCTAAGCAGTTCGACCGGCTCGACACCGAGATCCGCTCGGTGTTCGACGCCGACGAGCTCATCACACCGGACACTGTTCGTCACCGGGGGCTGACGCTCGAGGAGTCGGTACTGCGCCACGGCTGGCCGAGCCTGGCCCAGACGCGCGGCAAGTTCGTGTTCCTGATGGACAACAAGGACGCCAAGCTGCAGGCGCCGTACCTCAGCGGTCGGCCGAATCTGGAAGGGCGTGTGCTGTTCACCGACTCCGCGCCTGGGCGCGCTGACGCCGCTTTCCTCGAGGAGAACGACCCGACCGGCGCGAACACCGCGAAGATCCAGGACTGGGTGCGCAAGGGTTACTTCGTCCGGACACGCAGCGACGTTCCGTTCGGTGCGGCCAGGACTGGCGACACCAAGCAGCTCGAGGCTGCGCTGGCCAGCGGCGCGCAGATCGTCAGCACCGACTTCCCGGTGCCCGGGCTCGCCCCCCGCTACGGCAGCGACTACGTCGCACAGCTCCCCGGCGGCGGGCCTGCCAGGTGCAACCCCGTCGATGCACCGAGGTCCTGCCACACCGTCGAAGACTGA
- a CDS encoding GNAT family N-acetyltransferase, with protein MEIRRITQVEAVMAAGHLFDDPPRQGATERFLEDERHHLLIAYVDNVPAGMVTGVEMMHPDKGTEMFLYELGVDEAFRGQGVGRTLVAALADVARERDCYGMWVITDADNAAALATYRHAGGVPEEEQVVLVWTFDQT; from the coding sequence GTGGAGATCCGTCGCATCACTCAGGTCGAGGCCGTCATGGCGGCCGGGCACCTGTTCGATGACCCCCCTCGACAGGGAGCGACTGAGCGTTTCCTGGAGGACGAGCGTCACCACCTGCTGATCGCCTACGTGGACAACGTCCCGGCAGGCATGGTCACCGGTGTCGAGATGATGCATCCGGACAAGGGGACCGAGATGTTCCTGTACGAGCTGGGTGTGGACGAGGCGTTCCGCGGGCAGGGCGTCGGCCGGACTCTGGTGGCGGCACTCGCGGACGTGGCACGCGAACGCGACTGCTACGGCATGTGGGTGATCACGGACGCGGACAACGCGGCGGCACTGGCGACGTACAGACACGCCGGAGGCGTACCTGAAGAGGAGCAAGTGGTGCTCGTCTGGACATTCGATCAGACGTAG
- a CDS encoding nitroreductase: MDVYEAVTSRRAVRGFTDRPVPKEVLERVLSAAAWAPSASNLQPWRVYVLTGAPLAELKKRAGERIAAGDPWDEPEYEQYPPALKSPYRERRSAFGEQRYGALGIPREDLEARQRAASANWDCFGAPAALFCYIDRDLGPAQWSDVGMYLQTVMLLLRAEGLHSCAQMAWAKYRKTVAEVLSPPDGLILFCGMSIGFEDVTVGYTRTGRAPLEETVTFVDGY, translated from the coding sequence ATGGACGTCTATGAAGCGGTCACAAGCCGACGGGCAGTGCGCGGATTCACCGACCGGCCTGTCCCGAAGGAGGTGCTGGAGCGCGTGCTGTCCGCCGCGGCTTGGGCGCCGTCCGCATCGAACCTCCAGCCGTGGCGTGTCTACGTGCTCACCGGCGCGCCGCTGGCCGAACTGAAGAAACGTGCCGGCGAGCGCATAGCCGCAGGCGACCCCTGGGACGAGCCGGAGTACGAGCAGTACCCGCCCGCACTGAAGTCCCCGTACCGCGAACGCCGGTCCGCCTTCGGAGAGCAGCGCTACGGCGCACTCGGTATTCCGCGCGAGGACCTGGAGGCGCGCCAGAGGGCCGCTTCCGCGAACTGGGACTGTTTCGGCGCGCCCGCCGCCCTGTTCTGCTACATCGACCGCGACCTGGGCCCGGCCCAATGGTCCGACGTCGGCATGTATCTGCAGACTGTCATGCTGCTGCTCCGCGCCGAAGGGCTGCACAGTTGCGCGCAGATGGCATGGGCGAAGTATCGCAAGACCGTCGCGGAGGTCCTGTCACCCCCGGACGGGCTCATCCTCTTCTGCGGTATGTCGATCGGGTTCGAGGACGTCACGGTGGGTTACACCCGTACGGGGCGGGCGCCGCTCGAAGAGACGGTCACTTTTGTCGACGGTTACTGA
- a CDS encoding FMN-dependent NADH-azoreductase: MATLLHIDSSVFPGEASSSRSVADAFRKAWEEQHPEGTVIYRDVAAEPVPHITVEAHTAGFADPSEHTPEQSAAFAARVKLIEELERADAVLIGAPMYNYSIPSTLKAWLDNVILLGRTAGETPSAQGTPVTVVASRGGSYAPGTPREGYEFVKNYLEAVLKGTLGLDLDFIVPELTMAPRNPAMSELIPLYEASRERAFKDAITKAKELAERIAA; this comes from the coding sequence ATGGCCACGCTGCTGCACATCGACTCGTCCGTGTTCCCAGGCGAGGCGTCCTCGTCCCGTTCGGTCGCGGACGCCTTCCGCAAGGCCTGGGAGGAGCAGCATCCGGAAGGCACGGTGATCTACCGCGACGTCGCCGCCGAGCCCGTCCCTCACATCACCGTCGAAGCCCACACCGCCGGTTTCGCCGACCCGTCCGAGCACACCCCGGAGCAGTCCGCCGCATTCGCCGCGCGAGTGAAGCTCATCGAAGAGCTGGAGCGTGCGGACGCCGTCCTGATCGGCGCCCCCATGTACAACTACTCGATCCCGTCGACCCTCAAGGCGTGGCTGGACAACGTGATCCTGCTCGGCCGCACCGCGGGTGAGACCCCCTCCGCCCAGGGCACCCCGGTCACCGTCGTCGCCAGCCGCGGCGGCTCCTACGCGCCGGGCACCCCGCGCGAGGGCTACGAGTTCGTAAAGAACTACCTGGAGGCCGTCCTCAAGGGCACCCTCGGCCTGGACCTCGACTTCATCGTCCCCGAACTCACCATGGCCCCCCGCAACCCGGCCATGTCGGAACTGATACCCCTCTACGAGGCCTCCCGCGAGCGCGCCTTCAAGGATGCGATCACCAAGGCCAAGGAACTCGCGGAGCGCATCGCGGCGTAA
- a CDS encoding MarR family winged helix-turn-helix transcriptional regulator, whose product MTADVPPGTTASRVTDRPGDASPFALGLLLRRAHWHAAAVMEGALRPLGIELRHFAVLIVLVDRGPTVQRDLVAATGSDKAGIMRVVDDLERRGLAVRKTVPGDRRVRAVEITPQGLELFDAAHVAAVPLAERLVAGLRPGEPEQLTDLLTRFAHPGGGEA is encoded by the coding sequence ATGACCGCCGACGTTCCTCCCGGAACCACCGCCTCGCGCGTGACCGACCGCCCAGGGGATGCCTCGCCTTTCGCTCTCGGCCTGCTTCTGCGCCGGGCGCACTGGCACGCGGCCGCAGTGATGGAGGGGGCGCTTCGACCGCTCGGCATCGAGCTGCGGCATTTCGCTGTGCTGATCGTGCTGGTCGACCGCGGACCCACGGTGCAGCGGGACCTGGTGGCGGCTACGGGGTCGGACAAGGCGGGAATCATGCGCGTCGTGGACGACCTGGAGCGTAGAGGGCTGGCCGTACGCAAGACCGTTCCGGGGGACCGGCGGGTGCGGGCGGTGGAGATCACGCCGCAGGGCCTCGAGCTTTTCGATGCAGCTCATGTGGCGGCGGTGCCGCTGGCTGAGCGCCTGGTTGCCGGACTGCGGCCCGGCGAGCCCGAGCAGCTGACGGATCTGCTGACCCGTTTCGCCCATCCCGGAGGCGGAGAGGCGTAA
- a CDS encoding MarR family winged helix-turn-helix transcriptional regulator has protein sequence MNEVTGTTDGVSESAARAAREVRVVYSRLRRRMRETYDPGDLTPSQTSVLSRLDKDGEASVSDLAAAERVRHQSVAATVGVLVERGLVARRPDPEDGRRQLVFVTDSGHDFLEDRRRAGEGWLTRALEDKCTEEERRTLLDATALLERIVRS, from the coding sequence ATGAACGAGGTCACCGGCACCACCGACGGCGTGTCCGAATCGGCCGCACGCGCGGCCCGCGAGGTCCGCGTGGTCTACAGCCGACTACGGCGCCGGATGCGCGAGACCTACGACCCCGGGGACCTCACGCCCTCCCAGACGTCCGTCCTCAGTCGACTCGACAAGGACGGCGAAGCATCGGTCAGCGACCTGGCGGCCGCCGAACGCGTCCGACACCAGTCGGTAGCCGCCACCGTCGGCGTCCTGGTCGAACGCGGTCTCGTCGCCCGCCGCCCGGACCCCGAGGACGGCCGACGCCAGCTGGTCTTCGTCACCGACAGCGGCCACGACTTCCTCGAGGACCGCCGCCGAGCCGGCGAGGGCTGGCTCACCCGCGCCCTGGAGGACAAATGCACGGAGGAGGAACGGCGCACCCTCCTCGATGCGACGGCCCTGCTGGAACGGATCGTCCGGTCGTGA
- a CDS encoding MFS transporter, translating into MPRVLRRLRPGGAKLSADTFDRRLLAPMMLGSVLNPVNSSILSVSLVPIGAAFGAPPSQTAWLISALYLATSIGQPVVGRLIDLFGPRRLFLAGTALTGVAGIVGMLAPNLGVLIAARVLLGFGTCAGYPAAMYLIRSEARRTGQKSPAGVLTALAVTTQTIAVIGPSLGGLLIGVGGWRATLAVNIPLALAGLYLGARRLPATPTPRRDDGRHPVGDLDLPGMGLFAAALVCLLLFLMNPGGGTWYLPVLTVAAAAGFTWRELRARQPFIDVRVLGGNLPMLATYARTLLSYVVSYAFLYGYTQWTQEGRGLSASQAGLVQLPLFATAIVVSTLTGRHQAIRGKLLVGAVGQITACALLLLLHAHSPLWMLLAVVLVLGVPQGLNNLALQNSVFHQADAERMGSSAGLLRTFGYLGAIIASAADGAFFGQHADTSGLHHLAFFMLAVSGLFLAVTVIDRSLRRIGAPPDDDTTTETQPQDTHR; encoded by the coding sequence CTGCCCCGCGTCCTGCGCCGACTACGCCCCGGCGGAGCCAAGCTCTCTGCGGACACCTTCGACCGGCGCCTGCTGGCCCCGATGATGCTGGGATCGGTACTCAACCCGGTCAACTCCTCCATCCTCTCCGTCTCGCTGGTACCGATCGGCGCCGCCTTCGGCGCACCGCCCTCCCAGACGGCCTGGCTCATCTCCGCCCTCTACCTGGCCACCTCCATCGGCCAACCCGTCGTGGGACGACTGATCGACCTCTTCGGGCCCCGTCGCCTGTTCCTGGCCGGGACGGCACTGACCGGCGTCGCCGGCATCGTCGGCATGCTCGCCCCCAACCTCGGCGTGCTCATCGCCGCACGCGTACTCCTCGGCTTCGGCACCTGCGCCGGCTATCCGGCCGCCATGTACCTCATCCGCAGCGAGGCCCGACGCACCGGGCAGAAGAGCCCCGCCGGCGTCCTCACCGCCCTCGCCGTCACCACCCAGACCATCGCCGTCATCGGTCCCAGCCTCGGCGGCCTGCTGATCGGTGTCGGCGGCTGGCGCGCCACCCTGGCCGTCAACATCCCCCTCGCCCTCGCCGGCCTGTACCTCGGCGCCCGTCGCCTCCCCGCGACCCCCACCCCCCGCCGCGACGACGGCCGCCACCCCGTGGGCGACCTGGACCTGCCGGGCATGGGCCTGTTCGCCGCGGCCCTCGTCTGCCTCCTGCTGTTCCTCATGAACCCCGGGGGCGGCACCTGGTACCTCCCGGTCCTGACCGTCGCCGCAGCAGCCGGCTTCACCTGGCGCGAACTACGCGCCCGACAGCCCTTCATCGACGTACGCGTACTCGGCGGCAACCTGCCGATGCTCGCCACCTACGCCCGGACCCTGCTCTCCTACGTGGTCAGCTACGCCTTCCTCTACGGCTACACCCAGTGGACGCAGGAGGGCCGCGGGCTGTCCGCCTCCCAGGCCGGCCTGGTGCAACTCCCGCTCTTCGCCACCGCGATCGTCGTCTCCACCCTCACCGGGCGCCACCAGGCCATCCGCGGGAAACTCCTCGTCGGCGCCGTCGGCCAGATCACCGCCTGCGCCCTGCTGCTCCTCCTCCACGCCCACAGCCCCCTGTGGATGCTCCTGGCCGTCGTGCTCGTCCTCGGGGTCCCGCAGGGCCTGAACAACCTCGCCCTGCAGAACTCCGTCTTCCACCAGGCCGACGCCGAACGCATGGGTTCCTCCGCCGGGCTGTTGCGCACCTTCGGCTACCTCGGCGCCATCATCGCCTCCGCCGCCGACGGCGCATTCTTCGGACAGCACGCCGACACCAGCGGCTTACACCACCTCGCCTTCTTCATGCTCGCCGTCAGTGGCCTGTTCCTCGCGGTGACCGTCATCGACCGCTCCCTGCGCCGCATCGGAGCCCCACCCGACGACGACACCACCACCGAGACCCAACCCCAGGACACCCACCGGTGA
- a CDS encoding cysteine hydrolase family protein, translating into MTNTALLVMDVQQAITERVPDPAFTPRLARAVAAARAAGVPVVYVVLGFRPGRPEAKSSPSFSALPDGAFTEGDPGATIHPDVAPRPGESIVTKKRVSAFAGSDLNLVLRGGAIDHLVLTGLATSGVVLSTLRQAADLDYRLTVLADGCGDADPEVHRVLTEKVFPRQADVTTIDAWISDLA; encoded by the coding sequence GTGACCAACACCGCCCTGCTCGTGATGGACGTTCAGCAGGCCATCACCGAGCGCGTCCCCGACCCCGCCTTCACACCGCGCCTCGCACGAGCCGTCGCCGCCGCGCGGGCCGCGGGCGTCCCCGTGGTGTACGTCGTCCTCGGCTTCCGCCCCGGCCGCCCCGAGGCCAAGTCCAGTCCCTCCTTCAGCGCCCTGCCCGACGGCGCCTTCACCGAAGGTGACCCCGGAGCCACCATCCACCCCGACGTCGCGCCTCGACCCGGCGAAAGCATCGTCACGAAGAAGCGCGTCAGCGCCTTCGCCGGCAGCGACCTCAACCTCGTCCTGCGCGGCGGCGCCATCGACCACCTCGTCCTGACCGGCCTCGCCACCAGCGGCGTCGTCCTGTCCACCCTCCGCCAGGCCGCCGATCTCGACTACCGCCTCACCGTCCTGGCCGACGGCTGCGGCGACGCCGACCCCGAGGTCCACCGGGTGCTGACCGAGAAGGTCTTCCCCCGCCAGGCTGACGTCACGACCATCGACGCCTGGATCTCCGACCTCGCCTGA
- a CDS encoding GNAT family N-acetyltransferase, which translates to MPPTLRTERLLLEPYLSEDEEGFVALFQDTRVSQWMGDGTASEAADRALFGRIFTKVYAQDLFDVWAVRRNGLLVGHAEIKPNDVLGGHEIIYALSPTAWGSGLGTELAEAIVAHGFDTLGLTKVYATVDPANEASLTLLDGIGFEHVQDMKEDDGSTTHVLARRLTASGKSPLAP; encoded by the coding sequence ATGCCCCCGACTCTGCGCACCGAGCGTCTACTCCTCGAGCCGTACCTCTCCGAGGACGAAGAGGGCTTCGTCGCTCTGTTCCAGGACACCAGGGTGTCGCAGTGGATGGGTGACGGCACCGCTTCCGAAGCAGCAGACCGCGCCCTGTTCGGGCGCATCTTCACGAAGGTGTACGCCCAGGACCTGTTCGATGTCTGGGCTGTTCGTCGCAATGGACTCCTCGTCGGGCATGCCGAGATCAAGCCGAACGATGTCCTCGGAGGCCACGAGATCATTTACGCTCTGTCGCCGACGGCATGGGGGTCCGGCCTGGGGACCGAGTTGGCCGAGGCGATCGTCGCCCATGGTTTCGACACCCTCGGGCTGACCAAGGTGTACGCCACTGTCGACCCGGCGAACGAGGCCTCGCTGACCCTGCTGGACGGAATCGGTTTCGAGCATGTCCAGGACATGAAAGAGGATGACGGCAGCACCACCCACGTGCTGGCCCGCCGTCTGACCGCAAGCGGCAAGTCGCCCCTCGCCCCATAG
- a CDS encoding VOC family protein: MITGGHVIIYSRDAEADRAFFRDVLEYPHVDAGGGWLIFKLPPTEIAVHPTDGPETQELYLMCDDISATVKNLASKGVEFTQAVTDARWGRLTRFRLPGGGEVGMYEPRHERATEL, from the coding sequence ATGATCACCGGTGGACACGTCATCATTTACAGCCGTGACGCAGAAGCGGACCGGGCCTTCTTCCGGGATGTGCTGGAGTATCCGCACGTCGATGCGGGAGGCGGCTGGCTGATCTTCAAGCTTCCGCCGACCGAGATCGCCGTGCATCCCACGGACGGTCCGGAGACGCAGGAGCTCTACCTGATGTGCGACGACATCAGCGCGACGGTGAAGAACCTGGCCTCGAAGGGCGTGGAGTTCACGCAGGCAGTCACCGATGCGCGCTGGGGACGGCTGACCAGGTTCCGTCTGCCGGGCGGCGGCGAGGTGGGCATGTACGAGCCCCGCCACGAGCGAGCTACCGAGCTGTAA
- a CDS encoding SGNH/GDSL hydrolase family protein produces MNSGEYLRYVALGDSQTEGLGDGDDIIGLRGWADRLAERLAAVNPSLEYANLAVRGRVAGQVRTEQLEPALALRPDLATVVAGVNDLLRPRFDAAEVAGHLEEVFAALTATGAHVVTLTFPDVGKIAPLARPVRSRVFDLNARIRVAAARHGVTVADTAGHAVTTDPRLWSADRLHASPLGHERIAAAVAHAMHLPGSDDAWTLPLPPQAVPAGWQAAAAELRWAAAFLGPWLARRLRGRSSGDGRTAKRPQLLPLSTTPDSPADTGPWESP; encoded by the coding sequence ATGAACAGCGGTGAATACCTGCGTTACGTGGCCCTGGGCGACAGCCAGACCGAAGGTCTCGGCGACGGCGACGACATCATCGGTCTACGGGGTTGGGCCGACCGGCTCGCCGAGCGCCTCGCGGCCGTCAACCCCTCTCTCGAGTACGCCAACCTGGCCGTACGAGGACGTGTCGCCGGCCAGGTCCGCACCGAACAGCTGGAGCCCGCCCTGGCCCTGCGTCCCGACCTGGCGACCGTCGTCGCCGGGGTCAACGACCTGCTCCGGCCCCGGTTCGACGCCGCGGAGGTGGCCGGGCATCTGGAAGAAGTGTTCGCCGCGCTCACAGCCACCGGGGCCCACGTGGTGACCCTCACCTTCCCCGACGTCGGGAAGATCGCGCCACTTGCCCGGCCGGTCAGGTCCCGCGTGTTCGACCTCAACGCCCGCATCCGCGTTGCTGCCGCCCGGCACGGGGTAACGGTCGCCGACACCGCCGGGCACGCTGTCACCACCGACCCACGGCTGTGGAGCGCTGACCGACTCCACGCGAGCCCCCTGGGCCACGAGCGGATCGCTGCAGCCGTCGCCCACGCCATGCACCTGCCCGGAAGCGACGACGCCTGGACGCTCCCGCTGCCTCCACAGGCGGTCCCTGCCGGCTGGCAAGCCGCAGCAGCCGAACTGCGCTGGGCGGCCGCATTCCTCGGCCCCTGGCTCGCACGCCGTCTGCGCGGCCGGTCCTCCGGCGACGGCCGCACCGCAAAACGCCCTCAGCTCCTGCCCCTGAGCACCACGCCCGACTCCCCGGCAGACACCGGTCCATGGGAATCGCCGTAG